The following is a genomic window from Adhaeribacter radiodurans.
TGGTGGTTATGCCGAATACGTAGTTGCCGATGCGCGCCATTGTTTGCCCTTACCGGCCAACTGGTCTTTTGCGGAAGCTGCTTCTTTGCCCGAAACTGTTTTTACCGTGTGGCACAACGTATTTCAGCGCGGACATCTACAAGCCGGCGAAACCTTTTTGGTTCACGGCGGTACGAGCGGTATTGGTATCACCGCTATTCAATTAGCCAAGGCGCTCGGTGCCCGGGTATTTACCACGGCGGGCAGTCCGGATAAATGTGCGGCCTGCCTCACTCTAAGAGCAGATAAAGCAATTAATTATAAAACCGAAGATTTTGCCGAAGCTTTCGCCAGCGATGGGGTAGATGTTATTCTGGATATGATTGGAGGACCTTATACGCCCAAAAATATTCAGCTTTTAAAACCGGATGGACGCTTGGTATTTATTAATGCCATGCTAGGTAACCAGGGTGAGTTTAATATTATGGATGTAATGCGCCGGCGTTTAACTATTACCGGCAGCACTCTGCGTCCGCGTGAAGCAGATTTTAAAGCAAACCTGGCCGCTGATATTGAAAAACACGTTTGGCCATTACTGCAAAACAAAAAATTCAAACCGGTAATCTATCAGGTACTACCCCTTTCCGAGGCAGCTCAAGCCCACTCTATTATGGAAAGTAGTGAACATATTGGCAAATTAGTTTTAGAAGTAAATTGATTGTGGCTTAAGTACCTGGACAAAAATAAATATACATTCTCACGCGTAGTTTTAGTGGAAAAACAACCACCCCTACCCCTCCTAAACTTAGGAGGGGAGCTATTACCCAAATTATTATCTATCATTTAATTTGTCTCTTTACTTAGATAGCAAAATAAAAACCTCCGTTCAATTAAAAATTCTACAGCAACTTTTAAGAAAAAGTAAAAAGTAATTCACATTTACGATTACACCCAACTTAAACAAAAGCAGGCAGTTACTTTTAATAAGCAAGTAGTACGCCTCACACAATTCTGCACTCTTGTAAGGCTTTATTAAAAAAAAATTTCAATTGAAAAGGATTGCTTTTTGGCGATAATAGTAAATTTAAGTAATTAGAGGTGCCAAAAAGGTTTATCCCTATGACTCTTACAACTACTTCGCGCCGTAATTTTTTAAAAACAACCAGTTTAGGCTTAGCTAGTCTGCCAATGTTTTTACAGGCCTGCGCCAGCGGGAAAGCTGCTGCCAAAGCTTCTTCTTATTTTGTATACGTTGGTACTTACGCCAAACCCGACCAAGACAGCATTTTTGGTTATCGGTTAAATACCGATACCGGCGAACTAACGCGTTTACTAGCCGTAAAGGGAGGCGAAAACCCCTCGTTCCTGACTTTAGATTCGAAAAAAAGATTCCTGTACGCGGTAAATGAAATTGGTAATTATAATAATGCCAAGAGTGGCGCGGTAAGTGCCTTCTCGGTAGATCCCGGAACCGGACAATTGACTTTATTAAACCAGCAAGCTTCGGAAGGTTCGTCGCCGTGTTATATTTCTTTAGATAAAACCGAAAAAGTAGCTCTTGCGGCTAATTATGGTGGTGGTAATGTAATTGCCCTACCAATCCAGGACAATGGTTCCTTAAAAAAGGCGGTCGGGAATGAGCAACACCAAGGAAGCAGCATATCTAATCGGCAATCTGGCCCGCACGCGCACTGCATTATTCCCGATCCTAAAAACAACTTTATTTTTGCAGTAGATTTAGGTTTAGATCAGGTACTGGGTTATCGTTTGGATCCTAAATCGGCCAAACTTACCCGGGCTGCCCAACCTGCTTTTCAAACCAAGCCGGGTGCGGGTCCGCGCCACCTTACCTTTCACCCGAACGGCCAATTTGCTTTCTTGATCTGCGAACTTAACTCCACCGTAATTGCTCTGACCTACAATGCCAGCCAAGGTACTTTTTCAGAGATTCAAGCGCTCTCTACTTTACCCACTGATTTTACCGGCGAAAGTTACTGTGCCGATGTACACGTTTCGCCGGATGGTAAGTTTCTTTACGGTTCTAACCGGGGCCATAATAGCATAGCCGTATTTAGTATTAACCCAACTAATGGCCAACTAACACTGGTGCAGCATGTAAGCACCCAAGGTAATTGGCCCCGTAATTTTGCTATTGATCCATCGGGCAAAATTTTAATAGCCGCTAATGAGCGTTCTGACGATATTTTTACTTATCGCATTGATTCAGGTACCGGTCAGCTAACCCCTACTGGTTTTTCGGCCCAAGTACCCAAGCCAGTGTGTGTGCAGATAGTTGCGGATTTTAATGGTAAAAAAAGCTAAGCATACATGGGCAAGATAATACTGCTTCCATAGTCTATTAAAAGGTAAAGAATTCTATCAATGGTAGCTGGTAAATTATTCTTTCTTCCGGCGTTGCTGTTCCAGGGAATCCCAAAGTTCTGAGGGTATCTCGTCGAAATGATTGAATTCACCGGCTCCTTTGAGCCATTCGCCGCCGTCTATGGTAACAACTTCGCCGTTTATAAAAGAGGCATAATCGGAAACCAGGTAAGCGGCGAGGTTGGCTAGTTCAAGGGGTTCACCTAATCGTTTCACCGGAACGCGCTTTACCGGATCCACTATATCAACCAGATTTGGCGGAAAAAGGCGGCTAAAAGCACCTTCCGTCGGGAAAGGTCCCGGGGCAATGGCGTTGGAACGAATATCGTATTTAGCCCATTCTACCGCTAACGAACGGGTAAGAGCCAGTACACCAGCTTTGGCGCAGGCCGAGGGTACTACGTACCCGGAACCCGTCGAGGCATAGGTAGTAACAATGTTTAAAATAGTACCCGGCTGTTGCTCGGCAATCCAAAGCTTTCCTAAAGCTAAAGTCGTGTTATAGCTGCCTTTTAAAACAATATCAGTTACTACGTCGAAGGCTTTGGGACTGAGTCGTTCGGTGGGACTAATGAAATTACCGGCGGCATTATTAATTAAAACGTTTATGGTACCTAATTTTTCCCTAGCCGTTTGCAGCATGGTTTCCACGGCTTGGTAATCGCGTACATCGCAGGCAATTGGTACAATAATGCCACCTGTACGTTCGTGCAATTCGGCTGCTGTTTGTTCCAGCACCTCCAACTTACGACTGGTAATTACTACTTGGGCTCCCAACTGCAAAAATACCTGCGCCATAGATTTACCTAAACCC
Proteins encoded in this region:
- a CDS encoding NAD(P)H-quinone oxidoreductase, which codes for MKAIVITQPGAPHVLQLQERPAPVPAAHEVLIQVKAAGVNRPDVFQRKGGYPPPPGVPADIPGLEIAGIITECGEEVNRWQPGQAVCALLGGGGYAEYVVADARHCLPLPANWSFAEAASLPETVFTVWHNVFQRGHLQAGETFLVHGGTSGIGITAIQLAKALGARVFTTAGSPDKCAACLTLRADKAINYKTEDFAEAFASDGVDVILDMIGGPYTPKNIQLLKPDGRLVFINAMLGNQGEFNIMDVMRRRLTITGSTLRPREADFKANLAADIEKHVWPLLQNKKFKPVIYQVLPLSEAAQAHSIMESSEHIGKLVLEVN
- a CDS encoding lactonase family protein → MTLTTTSRRNFLKTTSLGLASLPMFLQACASGKAAAKASSYFVYVGTYAKPDQDSIFGYRLNTDTGELTRLLAVKGGENPSFLTLDSKKRFLYAVNEIGNYNNAKSGAVSAFSVDPGTGQLTLLNQQASEGSSPCYISLDKTEKVALAANYGGGNVIALPIQDNGSLKKAVGNEQHQGSSISNRQSGPHAHCIIPDPKNNFIFAVDLGLDQVLGYRLDPKSAKLTRAAQPAFQTKPGAGPRHLTFHPNGQFAFLICELNSTVIALTYNASQGTFSEIQALSTLPTDFTGESYCADVHVSPDGKFLYGSNRGHNSIAVFSINPTNGQLTLVQHVSTQGNWPRNFAIDPSGKILIAANERSDDIFTYRIDSGTGQLTPTGFSAQVPKPVCVQIVADFNGKKS
- a CDS encoding SDR family oxidoreductase, yielding MRTDLMLKENALKGNTIIITGGGTGLGKSMAQVFLQLGAQVVITSRKLEVLEQTAAELHERTGGIIVPIACDVRDYQAVETMLQTAREKLGTINVLINNAAGNFISPTERLSPKAFDVVTDIVLKGSYNTTLALGKLWIAEQQPGTILNIVTTYASTGSGYVVPSACAKAGVLALTRSLAVEWAKYDIRSNAIAPGPFPTEGAFSRLFPPNLVDIVDPVKRVPVKRLGEPLELANLAAYLVSDYASFINGEVVTIDGGEWLKGAGEFNHFDEIPSELWDSLEQQRRKKE